A stretch of Spirosoma oryzicola DNA encodes these proteins:
- a CDS encoding glycoside hydrolase family 43 protein: MFLRFLTVVSMFCLTGSMATQAQNKPQHQTKFKPGAVWYDDKGEVINAHGGGLLYDKGTYYWFGERRGKSASEGVNVYSSKDLYNWKMEGLALAKSTDTTSEIATHGLMERPKVIYNPRTKQYVMWFHLELPGQGYKAARAGVAVSKNVTGPYTYVKSFRPNGHMSRDMTLYVDDDGSAYEIYAARENYDLRIVKLTDDYLSATTQDTLLFSNHREAPAVFKKDGKYFLITSGCTGWAANRASLHMANSLFGPWQPVGDPMKGPMADITFDGQSTYIQPVQGKKNAFIFIADRWNPKDLKDSRYLWLPISFIANQPVVQWTDAWTLDTWKN; encoded by the coding sequence ATGTTTTTACGTTTTTTAACGGTTGTTTCTATGTTTTGCCTGACCGGATCGATGGCAACGCAGGCCCAAAACAAACCGCAGCATCAAACTAAATTTAAGCCCGGTGCCGTCTGGTACGACGACAAAGGCGAGGTCATCAACGCCCACGGTGGAGGACTGCTGTACGACAAAGGCACCTACTACTGGTTTGGCGAAAGACGCGGCAAATCAGCCTCCGAGGGAGTCAATGTGTATTCGTCGAAAGATCTTTATAATTGGAAAATGGAAGGGCTGGCCCTGGCTAAATCCACCGATACGACCAGTGAGATTGCTACCCACGGCCTGATGGAACGCCCCAAGGTGATCTACAACCCCCGCACGAAGCAGTACGTCATGTGGTTTCACCTCGAACTGCCGGGTCAGGGTTACAAGGCCGCTCGCGCCGGGGTCGCCGTCAGTAAAAACGTTACCGGTCCGTACACCTACGTAAAAAGTTTTCGTCCCAATGGCCATATGTCACGCGACATGACCCTGTACGTTGACGACGATGGTTCGGCTTACGAGATTTATGCCGCCCGCGAAAATTACGATTTGCGCATTGTAAAGCTGACCGATGATTACCTGTCTGCCACCACACAAGACACGCTGCTGTTCAGCAATCACCGCGAAGCGCCCGCCGTTTTCAAAAAAGACGGAAAATACTTTTTGATTACCAGCGGATGCACGGGCTGGGCGGCCAACCGGGCTAGTCTGCACATGGCCAACTCGCTGTTTGGGCCGTGGCAACCCGTAGGCGATCCAATGAAAGGACCGATGGCCGATATCACCTTCGATGGTCAGTCAACGTACATTCAGCCGGTGCAAGGCAAGAAAAATGCGTTCATCTTTATTGCCGACCGCTGGAACCCTAAAGACCTCAAAGACAGTCGCTACCTGTGGCTTCCCATATCATTTATTGCTAATCAGCCGGTGGTGCAGTGGACCGACGCCTGGACGCTGGACACCTGGAAAAACTAA
- a CDS encoding RagB/SusD family nutrient uptake outer membrane protein: MKAYIKLGALALLGLASACKSDFLAEKPYSSYTPVTLNDSLGTDASLVGLYNHVSTIFSYADQQGWPSVWQVGTDVANATANQQGIEIPYYNYALLTPTDGAASFTWNRNYILVNLTNIIINSMDSPTMTSLSTGGKARASAEARFFRAYAYNNLATCFGGVPILTQALTGPKTDFVRATLDEVNKLIVDDLTYAVANLPDIESVRANAGGAKLYGRANKFMAMQLLGEAYLRMGKPELAEPQLQGIISSGRFSLIKRRYGVGTSQPGDFYHDMFIYGNQRRSQGNTEAIWVLEQENPSVVVGGITNNPQQRRVWGPAYYNIVGMSLSDSTGGRGIGRLRLSNWVLYGLYGSGDVRNSQYNIRRRFIYNDPSKTATFGKVVPYTGTDTLFSIAPHTTKWYQYNPTDAFGFAMIKDFMLMRLGETYLLLAEAQFKQGKLADAANSINVLRQRAFSSYPATGQVSSSDITMDFILDERVRELIGEENRRMTLMRTKTLVDRATRLNSNSAVNPIRGLTTTHLLMPIPLGEIQLNKDAVLAQNPGY; encoded by the coding sequence ATGAAAGCATACATCAAACTTGGCGCGCTGGCGTTGCTTGGACTAGCATCGGCCTGTAAAAGCGACTTCCTGGCCGAAAAGCCGTATTCGAGTTACACCCCCGTTACCCTCAACGACTCACTCGGCACCGATGCCTCGTTGGTCGGGCTGTACAACCACGTCAGCACCATTTTTTCCTACGCCGATCAGCAGGGGTGGCCCAGCGTTTGGCAGGTAGGAACCGACGTAGCCAACGCAACGGCCAATCAGCAGGGGATCGAGATCCCGTACTACAATTACGCGCTGTTGACGCCAACCGATGGAGCGGCTTCCTTTACCTGGAATCGTAACTACATCTTGGTTAACCTGACCAACATCATCATCAACAGCATGGATTCTCCCACCATGACCAGTCTAAGCACGGGCGGCAAAGCACGGGCCAGCGCCGAAGCTCGCTTCTTCCGGGCCTACGCTTACAACAACCTGGCGACCTGCTTTGGCGGTGTACCCATTCTGACGCAGGCGTTGACCGGTCCCAAAACGGATTTTGTGCGGGCTACGCTGGACGAGGTAAACAAACTAATCGTTGACGATCTGACGTATGCCGTGGCGAATTTGCCTGATATCGAGAGCGTCCGGGCCAATGCGGGAGGAGCCAAGCTGTATGGTCGAGCCAACAAGTTTATGGCCATGCAATTACTGGGCGAAGCGTATCTACGCATGGGTAAACCTGAACTGGCTGAACCTCAGCTACAGGGTATCATCAGCAGCGGGCGGTTCAGCCTGATCAAACGGCGGTATGGCGTTGGCACCAGCCAGCCCGGCGACTTCTACCACGATATGTTTATCTACGGTAACCAACGCCGGTCGCAGGGTAACACCGAAGCCATCTGGGTACTGGAACAGGAGAATCCCAGCGTCGTAGTAGGAGGGATCACCAACAACCCGCAGCAGCGTCGTGTCTGGGGACCCGCTTATTACAACATTGTTGGTATGTCCTTGTCAGATTCGACGGGCGGGCGCGGTATCGGGCGGTTGCGGCTCAGCAACTGGGTGCTATACGGACTGTACGGATCGGGCGATGTTCGCAATTCGCAGTATAACATCCGTCGTCGGTTTATCTACAACGACCCCAGCAAAACGGCTACGTTTGGTAAAGTGGTGCCGTACACGGGCACGGATACGCTGTTCAGCATTGCCCCGCACACAACCAAGTGGTATCAGTACAACCCCACCGATGCGTTTGGCTTTGCGATGATTAAAGATTTTATGCTGATGCGATTGGGCGAAACCTACCTATTGCTGGCCGAAGCGCAGTTTAAGCAGGGAAAACTAGCCGATGCCGCCAACAGCATCAACGTACTGCGTCAACGGGCCTTTTCCAGTTACCCAGCCACCGGACAGGTATCGTCGTCTGACATTACGATGGACTTTATTCTGGACGAACGCGTCCGTGAACTGATCGGAGAAGAAAACCGGCGGATGACCCTGATGCGGACCAAAACGCTGGTCGATCGGGCAACGCGGCTCAACAGCAACAGTGCCGTCAACCCGATTCGGGGTCTGACGACCACGCACCTGCTAATGCCAATACCGCTAGGCGAGATTCAGCTTAACAAGGACGCCGTGCTGGCGCAAAATCCAGGTTATTAG
- a CDS encoding glycoside hydrolase family 16 protein: protein MSVHPFIRQTRYWLLLGTTLLACRGSGQPAAPSSDSPALPGWRLVWADEFTTDGAPDPKNWTFEQGFVRNHELQWYQSDNARCQNGMLVIEARREQRPNPTYKAGSSDWKTSRPIIEYTAASLNTRGLHQWQYGRFEMRGRIDTRAGLWPAFWTLGTVGEWPNNGEIDIMEYYRGMLLANVAWGTDKQWTANWRSTKKAMSSFSGPNWADQFHVWRMDWDKTAIKLYVDDLLLNEVNLTDTVNSDGKNPFHQPHYVLLNLALGGDNGGDPGPTTFPARFEVDYVRIYQK from the coding sequence ATGTCTGTCCATCCGTTTATCCGCCAAACCCGGTACTGGCTTTTGCTCGGCACCACGCTGCTAGCCTGTAGGGGTAGCGGCCAACCGGCTGCTCCTTCCTCGGATTCGCCTGCGCTGCCGGGGTGGCGTCTGGTCTGGGCAGATGAGTTTACTACCGATGGAGCCCCCGACCCGAAAAACTGGACTTTTGAGCAGGGATTCGTTCGAAACCACGAGCTACAGTGGTATCAGTCCGACAACGCTCGTTGCCAGAACGGTATGCTGGTGATCGAGGCCCGACGCGAACAGCGGCCCAATCCGACTTACAAAGCGGGTAGCAGCGACTGGAAAACAAGCCGCCCCATCATCGAATACACAGCGGCCAGCCTGAACACGCGTGGGCTTCATCAGTGGCAGTATGGCCGGTTCGAAATGCGGGGACGTATCGACACCCGTGCGGGACTATGGCCCGCCTTCTGGACGCTAGGTACAGTGGGCGAGTGGCCCAACAACGGCGAAATCGACATCATGGAGTACTACCGGGGTATGCTGCTGGCGAACGTAGCCTGGGGAACTGACAAGCAGTGGACAGCGAATTGGCGGAGTACGAAAAAGGCCATGTCTAGTTTCAGCGGCCCAAACTGGGCCGATCAGTTCCACGTCTGGCGCATGGATTGGGACAAAACGGCTATCAAACTCTACGTTGACGACCTGTTGCTCAACGAAGTAAACCTAACGGACACCGTTAACAGCGACGGTAAAAATCCGTTTCATCAGCCGCACTACGTGTTGTTGAATCTGGCGTTGGGTGGCGACAACGGCGGAGACCCCGGACCGACGACTTTTCCGGCCCGGTTTGAAGTCGATTACGTACGGATTTATCAAAAATAG